The genome window TAGCTGAAAAGCTAACGTCGACCAAAAACCGGACTCTGATCAGAATGTTTACTTGTGCATCGCTGAATAATGTTCTTTCGTTGTCCTTCCACTTACAAAAGACAAGTGCTGCTCACTGCATTTCTAGCGTAACACCTTACCAGAGCATGCTGTGCACTTACTGGAGACGCATACCCACTTCCGGCTTCCGTATCCGATGCGGCGTTTAAGGAGCATTGGAAAAGTCAGGAAACACGTAAAATCACTACAACTGTATTGTAAAGAATATTTTAAAAGCTCAGAATAAGCTTTGTAGTAATGATTTTTTTCCTGATaaatttaaaacataaatatttagTCTCCTATGTTGCTAGATAATACTTCGGCTTTGTTAAAGAATGTTTACTCGTAGTGGAATTTTAGCGTTTGTGTACTTTAACACCACCTGATAACTCGGGTCCTCAAACTCTATACTATATATTCACTTATATGTCATTTTCTTTATATGTAATATTATAAATCAGATTCGCTGTTTAATTTTAACAGAAAAAGACTATATAGATTGTGATAAGCTGTATTAACTTGGGGAGGTCAGACAGTCCAGCAGCAGATACCCAGGGAGCATCCGCCACTTCTCAGAAGGATTACCAGCCTGTTTGGAACAAATCcagacaggaaaataaaactgagtggAGGGTTATCAATGGTGGGGGGATGATTGAAAAGGGTTAAAAGTGCAGTTGTGGTTATGTGCATGACAACAGACAGAGTCACTACTTCAGATCGAatcagagacaaacagagagtGAGATTATTGTGGATTAATGCAATAAAGGTCGATGCTGGATGTTAGAGGGATCAGAGAAGTCTCAGGGCAAAGGCTGGCCAGCgagcatcacagcaacattaCATCATATGATTCTGTTTTTGGCCAAACCATCCCCTCAGTTTGCATGACACCCCTCTCTAAACATAAACCCTTAAagcaagagaagaagagaagacaaTGAAGCAATGGACATTTTTCTCATGATGTATTTCTGAATCCTTCTCACGATTAGttgcaacaaaaacagcaaGTTTTTCCTTATGGAACACAATATTGGCACAGTTGTCAGGTCTTGTTCCCAATCCACGAAGTGCTGTTGACAGATGTGCTTCTGCAGATGTTTAGTTATTAGGTTTTGTCTGTTCACTTTTGTTAATTGGTACTATAAGCCGCCCCGTCCCATCTGTCGGCAAATGTGAAGTCCTGCCCCGGTTGTCATGCAATAACATCTGTCTGACTGATGTGCCCAAACTGTGAGGGTGCATCGTGTCCCCTTCAACATCCCTAAATTCCCTCCTCTCAAGGATTTAATCTCGGATGTGCTGGATTTGAAACTGTTTTACACAGTACTGGAGATAAACCACAAGACTACTTCCTCATCACAGGTTTTTTGtattgttgtgctgctgcttacCACATtgattttaaattctattctattctattcaatTCTGTAAATCATTAATACGCAATTCATCAAAATTTCCCGGAACAACTTGTCCCAAGGCCGCGATTCAAAAAATACTACGGCTGCACTTTTTGAAAAACTTAATTCTAGGACAAGCAAATCTTTTTGAATCTAATACCTTAAAATCTGCTATTGCTGATGATGTCAGAATTGTGTGATGATGCTTTATGACTTATTGCGCTCCTATTAGTGGCCACACAATCTCTTTATCCCGATGTCCATCTAAAGCCAGGGCAGGGATGTTACTCAATCCTCAGCCTTTCTGCTCACGGCGCAGCAGCATCATCGACATTCATTCATCCCAAATCCCTTCTTTGGTGCACAAAATGCATAGATCATTGCGTTGATTTATTATACAACTGGCAGGCTATGTATTATTATGCAAGTTGATTTATTATGAAAGTCACGCTAAGATTGTGTTCTATTTTAGCTTTGCATGTTAgcacagcagcttcacagcagcagcaaattcATCAACAACAAGACTCATTCAAGCCCAAACAGTTTACACATATttagatgttttatttagttccTTCATAATCAATCACCATCCAGAAATGAATGATGTAACCCTATGAGTTACAACAAGAACAGTCTAAAAACGGTGCAGTAGTATTGTAACTGTTAAACCTTTACATGTAAAACCTTGTTTCTGTGATAATAATGATGCAGGAGCCTCTAAATAATTCACTAAGAATAAATATACTCTATtagcaataaatacattaacTCAACCAGACATTGTTAACAAAACAATCCAAATGTAACAAAATGTCTTCAACGCTGTTAACAATTCAAAAGGTCCCAGAACATGAATCAACCTGTGCGTAGGTGAAAATTCTCTCTGAGGACAACATGACATTGCCTGACTTGTCTGTGTTTAACATGATTTTTAAGATGATTGCATGTTCACTCTGCAATATGTACAACATAATGTGCCAGAGAGCTGTAGAGAAAGGCAGTATCATTATTAATGCATGCCTAAGAAGGTGCAAATGAGTCCTGGTTGACATTCTCCTCAGCTGTCATTGATGGGACATCATTCTGACGAACTCTGCAAAGAGGAGCAAAAGGTCAATAAGTTTATGTTGAAGTGAGAATATTCAGATGTACATGTAACCAAAGGCAATTTGTACCTTCAAAGTCTACAGTGCCGTCTCCGTTGTCGTCTGCTTCTTTCACAATATCGTCTATCTCTCTTCGGCTCATGTGCTGTCCCATCAGCTTGGTCATGGCCAAACGGAGCTCGTCCGTTGTGATTTCACCGTCTCCGTCCATGTCAAACTAGCCAGGCAGCGAAAAAGAAAGTCCAAGagtttttctttgcttttattaATCCTGAATACTTCCGCATACTTAGGATGCAATCAAAAAATGTTgttgaaaaaaggaaatgaaagtgCAAAGTGTTTTACTCACCTCCTTAAAGGCATCCTTGAGCTCCTTCATGCCGATCATTCCAGCTGTTTCTTCCAGGAGTTTTGGGGCCATCAGTTCAACAAAGTCCTCAAAGTCAACTCTCCCACCAACTAATGAAAAATATCACAAATATATACTGGAATTAAGGATTGTtgaaaaataacttttttcAGCCTATTTGTGTGGTGTTCTATATGTCTGCCACTGAATGTACAGATTTAGAATTTTATTCAAACCTTTTTACTGCACTTTGTTTAAAGAGGACTCACGGTTCATGTTGATGTTCTGTCCCAGCTCGATCAGTTCCATCTCGGTGGGCATGTAACCCATTGTCCTCATGAGGTTGCCCAGGTCCTTACAGCTGATCAGCCCGTCCTTGTCTTTATCAAATTCATTAAATGCATCACGCAGTTCTGCAAAAAAGATATTATTCAATGAGATGGGCTACCAGGAAATGGTAAAAGGTAAACATTTAACACCCATACTTGAGAGTGTGCAGTATACAATTTACCATCAATCTCGTCCTCAGCCAGTTGTCTTGCCTgcccaaaacagaaaaaagataaataaaagaaaaaataccTAATTTAATAGTTAATATACAGTTATAGTATTTGTTTACGGTATAAAGTTTTTAAATACATAGTCACAGTAAAGTACTTCAGCTGTTAAAACTAAAGAAACTAAATCtagattatattatatatatatatatatatattatatatattatattattcatcTTGGGCAGCAATGAGAAACAGTAGAAGCTGCACAGATCCCCCACATTGCATTATAATCCAGTCAAGACTTCAGAGCAGGTTGCAAACATCTGACAAACAAACctgacaaaatgtgaaaaggaTAATGTTGCTGTACTTACAATGTTTTTGCCTCCGCGCAGGAAGATGCATGCTGCCCCCAAACTCATCTCTGCAAGCAAAAAGCAGATAAAGGTATTTAATAATGAAAAGGGGTTAATTTATTAACAGGATTTGACACACAGTGCAGACCTGGAGGATGTTCACTGGAGCCAAAAAGTCAGGATTAGGACAGAGTGATTCAAATTATTTGTTTCATGCCTGGAGGTGCTGTCATTTTCTGATACTAGGAAAACATTTCTTAAATGTGGTGCatgtattattgatgattttTCAACAAGAGGATGAGagtgaaaaacacaaatactttCCCCCCGAAACTAGTTTCTGCTTAAACttgaaataattatttataatcCAAATGGAGAAAATGTCTTGTctttaaatattacagaaagTTTACAGTATTACTAGCAGATTGCTTAATATAAAATGTCATATGGCTATTTACACTCACCTTCTTCTGGTGATTTCTGCTCTTCAGCCAAACGCATCATACACGATGTCTGGGGCTTAGAGTCAGCTGCTGATCTGTGCAGTGCAAAAATCCCCCTGTCTTCCTTCTGTTTCTTAATCTTCTTCTGGGAATCAGTCCTGTCCCTCCTCAGCCAAGCCAGCCCTGCCACTCAGCGTGGGGACACCCTGCCTCTGTCCAGGCTGCAGAGATGCTGAAGGTTGACTGAGGGGAGGTGTGGCTCCGAAGGGAGGAGTCGGGGTGAAATGAAGGGACATTGGAGATGCAGCCCTGGTTCCCAGCTCAGTGTTGACATCATGAAAAATTCACTGACATCTGAACCCATGACTGACAGGAGAAATGCAATATGATCACTTCAAAGATTAGGGGGAAGAGTTgcttgtttacagtgtgtgttgttttgtttactctCATTATACTGCAGCATATAATTCTGTAGATCTAAAAGCAGTACATAAATTTTCTTTTAACATTTAGTATTGTTCAGAAatctaaaaaaatataaaatcctAATTATTTGGTACTTGGaattttgcttttttgtctagtttattttttgtttaatgtCCTTTGattttttggatttttttggAGAGTGTTGCTTCCCTACACTAAGACTAGCTAAGTCAACCTGTTCATTGTTTTAAACCATATTACTTCCATGGATATGAATGTAAAGCAGATTTTGGATGTATTAAAGCCACAGGCTGACAAATATCCCATTGTGTGATAATCTGCATGAATATTGGTTGCATTTGTGAGAAAAAGGGATTAATTCTCCAATGAAATACCCTGATGACAATGTTTGGGATTACTGCTTCAGGGTCAGTCATCACTTCCTACTGCAGTGATATAAATATTGAGTATGAATTAACTGGATGCACCCAAACACTTTTACACCAGatcttgtttgtgtgtcctctgcTCTGGCCTTTTCCTGCTGCTTGCCTGTTATGTAAATTTGTCAAAAATCTGTTTGCATAAGAAGCATAATCCGCTGGGCTATGCAACAGGAACTAGTAATgattttattatcttttttctACCGTTGTTGCAGTTGGCCAGATGAAGGGTTATGCAAGGCCACACCCACAGCTGTGAAATGATGTCTGTAGAGtgaagggcaagaggaaaataGGTGAGGTGAGCTGGGGAAGGGATGACTGGGTAAAAGGTTGCAGATGGAAGATAAATTAATATGGGCTGGGATCAGGAGGTTAATAGAAGATATCTTGTGTTATTTTGGATTAGTAAAGGTTAAGATCCTATTAGACTccatcagaaacacacacatgaaatacATTAGGTTTATGGGGTGTGTAGCGTTATGGTGTGTCAGCTCCAAATGCACAACATAGAGATTATAGTGAGTGGATTACGAGAGGAGAGGCTCAACTATAACAACCATATGTGTGATAGTGATGTCATGGGCAGAGACATTTTTATCTGTCTTAAGTTATTGATGCATGTTACAAAATATAACACTAATCTATTGTGTCTTTATTTGATAGCAAGGATTATATAACAATTCATCATCCCATAGAACTGCCATTGTTAACTGCcacagtttttagtttttattgcaATAAATTCTTCCCTTGAACATGTAAACTATCTTGCTCTGAGTCATTTTATCTATCCACAAAGCCattaagaagaagaagaagaaaaagaagaagaagaaaaagaaaaagaagaagaaaaagaaaaagaaaaaaaaaagaaaaagaataagaaaaaaagaagaagaagaagaagccacaGAAGCCACAGAGCGGCACTGTTACAACCCGCTGCTAGAATGCTGATTCGCAGAAGAAGAGCACTTCCGCCTCTCTCTCGGCTCCCGCCCCGCTCCGCCATCATGAAGTCCTGAACAAAAACGGATGGAAGTCGAGTAAAATGGGGATACCACGAACCGGGGATGAAAATTGCCGACACGATTAGCGTTATGACAGTGCAGAGCGGAGCACGGAGTGGAGTGGTGGAAATTAGTACATTAGCATTCCACTGAGAACGACGCAGGCAGCTTCTGGCGTTACGTTATTTAGTTAGCGGTTTTGCTAACAGCTGCTAGAGCTAGCCCCTGATTTTCTTCAGCTAACTGGCTGCTGTAGCTGACAGGCGTCAGTCAGCTAGCTGTCACTTTAATTGACTGGCACATTACTTGTGTCAAGTCGTGCAGACGTGCTGGCTGTCCAGTTCACTGGGAGCTTCAAGATGGAGAAGGGTTCGAGTAAAAGCATCGACAGACAGAACATGGTTTGTTCCTGTTGAACGGACGCCACTGTCGAGGAAAGGGGAGTGAAACCAATAATTTCCATCCAGGCCGGATAGCTAGCTCCCGAGCTAGCTACAGTGGATCCCAAAAGCCACGGTAAGACGCGTTGTAAATCATTCCGCATGCTAAAGCAGCCTGGTGCACGTCTCTACTACATCTGCTTGCAGGGGAAGAAATTTGTAGCATTGTCTAAAACCTGGTTTTCAGAACCTGAAGACGCTGACATTGATATGCAGAATTGTTGGCCTGCCCTGCACCCTCATCATAAAGTCCgcctgtagttgttgttgtctaTTGAATGCATGTCATGTATTTCTTTGCTGAGCCAAAGCTAACATAGCCTAATTGACCATCCAAGTGCAAAAGCCATCTACTGTAGCTCGCTCATCTGAGGGGTACACTGAATTATAGTGATGACAGCACACATCTATGTAATTGATGCTCTGTCTCACCagacaaaatgcatttttcCACCGTGTCATTGTTATTCAAGGATACAGTGTTTTCATGTAGGTTAGGAAGATTATCCAGGATTAATGGGCGTCttcatttcttctttctctgtgGAACTAAAGTGAGCGTGACATGAGTGgggttttaaaaatacattgaGCACTTGCCTGAGGCTTGTTTGCAAGATTTAAAGTACTTCCTAGTTTCAAAGGGAACTTTGTGCTTCCTCTTTGACATTGACAAAATTAAAGAACTATTTTGCTTCATATATGCTCATGTTGAAATGTTTGGAAACAATGACACAAGGTATATGCTGTTAAGTTACTTTAATGTTTTGCAGCAGGTGTTGCATCTTTGCACCTCAACCCAGTGATTATACCCTTATGTGGGTAGTTACTGCAGTACACAAATAATGTGTTGGGGTGGAGCATATCAGATGTGTTTCCTTTTTAGATTTTCAAAGTTGATTCCATGCATGACATGTAGCCATCTAAGTTGTCTTATCATTTCTTAGAAAATTATAAgacaaccaaccaaccaaccaactcTATCTCTATACTATATATTTTTGTATCAAGTTAAAGCTTTCAGAAACATAATCTGGGTTTTTTACAGACAATTTTATTCGtcacacatttttcttttattctccTACTTGAAAAACATTCCTATTAGTATTAAAGAGCTTATAATATCAGTGTCAGGATAATTTGAAATGTAGATAATATTTACATTCTAATACACTTATCCAACAAATTTATTGCTTTCTGAGATTCAACATTGGGTTGGTTGTGGTTTGTGCTGGACTCTCAGATTTCAGACTGGCTACACTAGATAATGTTTTACCATTAGCGTTATAGAAGTGTGTGCATTACAcacctggactgtctgtctTGTACTTTTTTGTATGAtgttctgttcatttctttCATATATTTACACTGTGTGCAACAATGCTGGCTATGCTGTTGAGTGACTGGTGAAGGACGTGTGATTCATAGCAGTCTATATTTCTTGCTTAAAATAGCAGGCAAtgtctgaataaaaaaaatcgaCATCTGGCAAAAGATACTTTATTGTTAAATCATGcagtttgaaaatgttttattgcacaCAAATGCTGCATATACTCGTACTAAACTGTTCATTGTTTTATTACTACACTGGTAACACTGTGTATATAAATTATTGGAAGATTCTTCTAAATATCAATGCTTGTCAAATGTATGCAACAGCAAAGACCATGTTTCTTCTGTTCCTCATATTTCCAATACAAATGCTGGTAATCCTTCCAAACAGCAGATGCTCACACAGTGTGTCTCTTTCTTGCTCTTCAGGCGCTGGCCATGCCGTCGAGTGTGCGGGCCGGGAGCCTGAAGGACCCGGAGGTGGCTGAGCTTTTCTCCAGGGAGGATCCTGAAAAGTTCTTCACGGACCTGAGAGAGATTGGTCATGGGAGCTTCGGAGCAGTCTACTTTGTAAGTGGCCTCCCTGTGTGTTTAGTTCTGTAATAAGTAGTGGGATATTGGTGCACACATCAACAAATctgtaaaatatgaatattttattagtaaaaGTCAATAACTTCTCCTCATTAGGCCCATGACATCCGTACCAATGAGGTGGTGGCCATCAAGAAGATGTCTTATAGTGGCAAACAGTCTAACGAGGTAGGACCTGGCAACTCTTTAACCCTTTATAGTTAGAGAGATTAGAGACTAGTTAGACAATATGATTAGCCCATCAAAACTGTAAATATGCTAATATTCCAGAAATGGCAGGATATCATCAAAGAAGTGAAGTTCCTTCAGAAGCTTCGTCACCCGAACACGGTTGAGTACCGTGGCTGCTACCTGAGAGAGCATACAGCATGGGTAAGTGTGCATATGTACAGTCTTCTTCTTTGGCCGCTTGCACACATACAAATAGTTCAAATGCATTGTGTTTTTCAAAATTAGTAAACCAGAAGAGATTTCAACCTCATTTTCTGTATGAGTCTGTTTTGCCAGTCATAGCATTTACAGCTTTGACTAGCAATTTCCCAGTACATGTAGGATAAGTTATTATCAGATATAAACTAAATTCAAGTTTTGTTTAGAGTTTCGCAAATGGTTTTTAGTTAGTATTCATAACTGTTGGAAATGCAAATGTGCCTCCTGTCATTTTTCATCATCGGCTCAAGTGTGAAAAGTCCTTAAAGTGAAGTGTGTTCCTCGTTCGACTTTTGTAAATAACACTCCATGTCTCTCAGCTGGTGATGGAATACTGCTTGGGCTCAGCTTCTGACCTTTTGGAAGGTAAATATAAACaatcaataaacaataacacattaattacattttaaaggtGCTCACGATTCCTTGTGTCTTTTGTCCAGTTCACAAGAAGCCCCTCCAGGAAGTCGAAATAGCTGCCATAACCCATGGTGCACTGCAGGGATTGGTGTATCTTCACTCTCACAACATGATTCATAGGTAATACCTCTCTCACCTCCCTTTTTCACTATCTCTATTTGATCACAGACACCACTGCAGTGGAACAAATTTTAGTGGTCCTCACCTCTTACAAtaatttagtttgtgtgtgactttgttTTGTCCTTCACTTGTCCTACACTTGTCATTTTTCTTAGGGATGTGAAGGCAGGAAATATCTTGCTAACAGAGCCAGGTCAGGTCAAACTGGGAGACTTTGGGTCTGCCTCCATCGTTGCTCCAGCCAACTCCTTTGTGGGAACACCCTATTGGTAAGAAGCCTGATGTTGTCTTGTAATAGTAACAACGTCATGATTATTATGTAAGAGTCAGGGTGCTTTCTGGGCATGTCATCAATCCATCACAGAAATCTGGCTTCAGGTGTATGCAAAAAATGTATCTTCTTGTACTACTCAGATTACTGCAGATTTCATCCAGGTGACATTAGTGGACTCATAAGCAAAATAGTCAAAAGGTGTGGCCGCCTCAGAGATTGGATTTGTTTATGTAGAGTAAAGTCCAAATCTGAACTATGTTAATCTGCACAATAACTGTTTTGATTCTTCACTAATGTGCTggtatttatttacatattctTCTTCTTAATGGGGCTCATATTTAAGTTGTTGGAACAAGGTCTTTCAATAATATATTTTTGCACAGGGGCGTCAGATTTCACTATTTACCAGCTTCATATTACCATTGTACTGTGCATGAATCAGTTAAACCTTTCATGTCTCTCATTGTGTTGTGGCTATTAGAAATGACAGTGACCCCTTAGGTGCTCTTATGGCTGaattttctgttgtttctttcaTACAGGATGGCCCCTGAGGTGATCCTAGCCATGGATGAGGGTCAGTATGATGGAAAGGTGGATGTGTGGTCACTTGGCATTACCTGCATAGAGCTGGGTAAGAGACACTCGTGAATTTGTCCTATGTTTATGCTCGCAAAGCAAAAAGCATCTaaccttttttttgtcttttttctattGTTGCTCTTTGTCTTTCACGCTCTGTCATGCTTTGTTCTTCTCCAGCGGAAAGGAAGCCTCCTCTGTTCAACATGAATGCTATGAGTGCCTTATACCACATCGCCCAGAACGAGAGCCCTGTGCTGCAGTCTAATCACTGGTAAGAGGGTCAGAAACTTCCTAAATCTTCTGGGAAATTAGGACTTTTTAAACGAGGAGCCACAAATTTCAGTTTATCCAATATTTATTATGCAAAGACCTTTTGAAATTTATAACTTTTTACATGATCTATTGCAGTAAAGATAGGGGACCTTGAACAAAACGATTTATGATTAAATTCCCATTCCCAGGACCTCAAAACTACAGTTTCAGAATTTCCTCACATGAATTCACAAAGTATGATATAATGAGCAGCTTTTCATAATGACATTGGTTTCATTTCTAGGTCCGATTATTTTCGCAATTTTGTGGACTCTTGCCTGCAGAAGCTCTCCCCGGACAGACCTACCTCTGATGTGCTTCTCAAGGTATGAAATGTCAAAATGCTTGATGAGGCATAGGCAAACACAACCAAAAAATCTAATGAAGAGTTTAAAGCTACGTGGACATGTATGAATTACAAGAACTAGATAACATCATTTATACGCAAAAATCCACACACAGTTACGTGCAAATCTGATAAACCCACATTTTTTGCTAAGAATAACGTGGATGACAAGGCAGATGTTTAAACTGagaaaatattatataattgaTGGGCTTGATGGCAAGGGGTGGTTCTTTTGATCACATTTTCCTATCTTTTCTCTCAACCTTTCGATCCACCCAGCACCATTTCCTATGCAGAGAGCGTCCCATGACTGTTGTGATGGATCTGATTGCACGCACAAAGGATGCTGTTCGTGAACTAGACAACCTTCAGTATCGGAAGATGAAGAAAATCCTCTTTCATGAGGCTCACAATGGTCCTGCACCAGAGGGAGGTGATGAGGAAGAGGCAAGTGTGGGACAGGAGGACACAAAGGAGAATTATTGTGTTTACGTGCATTAAACTGCACTGAATTACTCACTGTACTTCCACTGGTTCTTTTAGCCTTTAAAGAAAAGAAACCCCATTCACCTACTTTACTACCTTTTTAATACTTCCCTCCAGGATGTGGAACAGTATATGCTGCGCACTGGCACAGTCAACAGCATGGAGAGCTCCCACTCTCTGCCATCTATGTCGATCAGCGCCAGCTCCCAGAGCAGCTCTGTCAATAGCCTGGCAGACGGCTCTGACGACAGCGGGGAGATGGCCATGATGCAGGAAGGAGAGCACACAGTCACCTCCAATAGCTCCGTCCTGCACAAGCCCTTGGTCAGTCCAAAGGTTAAACTGTAGGGGTCCATTTGTTGTGGGAAAGTCCTGTCCCTTAACCTAAAGCCTAGTGTTTTGTTGGTTGGTTTCTCAATGTAGTTAAAtggtcttttttttctgtctttagaGTCATGACAACATCTACGATGATCCCTACCAGCCAGAGGTTGATGCCCAACGAGAAGGCTCttctgctggtggaggtggcggcggaggagggaggcgtCGCAGAGGCAGAGACCATTTTGCCACAATCAGGACAGCCTCGCTCGTCACCCGCCAGATCCAGGAACATGAACAGGGATCGGCATTGAGAGAGCAAATGTCTGGGTAAGGTTATGGCTAAAGGGGCTAGTTGTCTTGAACTACTCAAGATTGTTTGTATAACCATTAATAATGGGCAATTATTCAGAACAGATGAGCTTGTTAGAAGTAGGGTCATAGTGTGATAGTCTTGTGAGTCTTCTTTCTTCTAGTTTCATTCATACCCGGCGCCTCTTCACAGGTATAAGCGAATGCGGCGACAACACCAGAAGCAGTTGATGGCACTGGAAAACAAGCTGAAATCAGAGATGGATGAGCACCAGCTAAGACTGGACAAGGAGCTGGAGAATCAAAGGAACAGCTTCTCGATGGAAGCAGAGAAGCTCTCCAAGAAGCACCTGGGTATTTTGGATAAGGAGGTAAATGCCTGATTTTGCTATGAACAGTGACAACCATGACAGGTACAGTAGTATCTCTTTCACATTTCTCACAACCCTGATGttaattaaatgtgtatttattcagACTAAGGCAGTGCTGACTGAGGAGAAGAAGTTCCAGCAGCACATACTGACCCAACAAAAGAAGGAGTTGACCACTCTGCTGGAGTCCCAAAAACGTCAGTATCGGCAGCGCAAGGAGCAGCTCAAAGAGGTGTGTTGGTTCTGTCATGCACAAAAGAGTTAAAGGACTGAAGCAGTTCAGTTTCTATTCACTTCCGCAGCTTATCCTCTCAGAATGCTACTTTAACTAATGCCTTCTTATTGTTTCCACCCACTCTAGGAATTAAATGAGAACCAGTCGACACCAAAGCGGGAGAAGCAGGAGTGGTTGGTGCATCAGAAGgagtgtctgcagcagctgcaggcggaggaggaagcaAACCTGCTGCGGCGCCAGAGGCAGTATTACGAGCTACAGTGTCGCCAGTACAAAAGGAAGATGCTTCTTGGGCGTCACAACTTGGAGCAGGATCTGCTCCGAGAGGTAACGCTGTTAGATGACTTCAACATGGTTTCATAGTAAACATTTTAAACTTATAACCTTCAGGAGGATTCTCAAAGGACATCATTATTATGTGATGCAAAGTGTAGAAGCTATTCATGGTTGAAATCTGCTGTAGAATTATCTTTAGCATTAAGAACCCACAATAATTTAAATATCCTCTCTTCACACGGTTTCATGTCCATCCTTCTTTTCTCAACATCTTCTCTTTTTCTAGGACCTAAACAAGAAGCAGACTCTGAAGGACCTGGAGTGCGCTATGCTGCTACGTCACCACGAGTCCACCCAGGAGCTGGAGTTTCGTCAGCTGGGCTTAGTGCAGCGGACTCGAGCTGAGCTGATTCGCACCCAGCACCAGACTGAGCTCACCAACCAGATGGAGTACAACAAGAGGCGCGAGCAGGAGCTGCGTCAGAAACACGCCGTGGAGGTCCGCCAGCAGCCCAAGAGCCTCAAAGTGAGTGAGACCACCCAGATTGAGGAGGGAGAAAGCCAGACAACAGAGGGGCTGGGTGGCATCGGGAA of Betta splendens chromosome 19, fBetSpl5.4, whole genome shotgun sequence contains these proteins:
- the cabp5a gene encoding calcium-binding protein 5a; protein product: MMRLAEEQKSPEEEMSLGAACIFLRGGKNIARQLAEDEIDELRDAFNEFDKDKDGLISCKDLGNLMRTMGYMPTEMELIELGQNINMNLGGRVDFEDFVELMAPKLLEETAGMIGMKELKDAFKEFDMDGDGEITTDELRLAMTKLMGQHMSRREIDDIVKEADDNGDGTVDFEEFVRMMSHQ